In Larimichthys crocea isolate SSNF chromosome VII, L_crocea_2.0, whole genome shotgun sequence, the genomic stretch AGATGTCATTCTTGCAGAAGCGTCTCCCTCCAGTCAAAGCTGTGGTTTGGTCCGTGTGTGAGGGGGAGGATGGGAGGGTCCACTAACTGCCACACCCCCGTGTCTCCCTGCTCCTCGCAGGAGCAGAAGCCCAGGTAGGGGATCTGAGGACCGAGCAGAGGAGGTAAGAGTTAGTTCTTTTAAAGAAACGACACATGCTTTCTGGATAAGGAACTGCAGGCTGACCTCCTGCAGTAATCACATTTTCCTCATGacagtttggttgttttctGTATTAAACCACATGAgtgataaaaataatttctctcTTAGTCAGGTAGAAATATGTCAAATCATACAGATGAAGGACCAACAGGACGCTCTGTTATTAACTTTTGTTTAAAGTGTGTCTGCTGCCTCCTTCTGCATTCAACAAATgacacacaaatgtatttttaatagttGTTTACTTTTTCTGCAACATATTATTTTAGTCACATTTTCAAGTATATGGCCAGGATAAAGGATGATGACTACACCAAAGACCAAAATCAATATCAAACACAGATGGAAACTTCTGGTGTTCACCTCGACCAcacttgttgttgtcttgttgttttatatgtaaTTATTTTAGAGTTTTCACCACATTTAgaaataaagaagtaaaaatagAGTTGGATGCAGAATGTCTGAAAGTACAACAGGAAACCTTTTCTTGGCATTTTGGCTTGAACATGAACAGACCGGCAGGTAATTCAAGACACtttgttctctgtgttgttttttaatcttgtgGAAAATTCATGTCACGATGAAAAACAatttattcagttattattACAAAACGCTGAATAATCCATTTAAATATGACTCAGTGAACACACTGTCTCTACTCTGTTATCTCTGCCAGGCGTTTggttgggtgtgtgtttgtggacagcTAACACTATTGGACCCACCAGCCTCATATTTTCTGTCAACATTTATGACTGTGTCCTGAAGGACCTCTCATGGTTTTGGTGAGTCACAGGTTTTGGAAAAGTTTATTGACTGCTCTGCTTTATACCTCCACTGACTGCAGTCTTCTCAGGTCAGGGCCACAAGTGACCAACAAATGCTTCAGGTTAGAATCTTGTTTCCGCTGGAGTTTACTTTAGTGTCGGATgactctttttgtctttttgaaacTCACATCTTTCATCACTGGAGTTTTGAGCTTTGTCTCCATGTAGCCTGTCTACCCTGGTGAAGCCTCGATAATGTAACATGCATATTGTTGTCCCTTTGTTCCACTAGTCTCATGCAAACATACTGGACtcaaaattaaatgttatttgttcCTCTACACATCCAAGTCTGTAACTTCTTGTAGTTGGGCTGCTTAAATATGAACGGTATTTGATGCAGTGACTTTActgcacacatgaaaacatttaaaatgactgcaGTCATTAAgaaaacactctcacacataaAGAAATCACCTGGATGGAGTAGAGGTGTAGTGAAACGTAAAAACAGGTGGATAATTTATTCAGACGCAGACAGAGCTGGCAGTGATCTGCACTCTGCTCAGTCGAGTATTTGTGTTTAATCGTGAAATGAGTCGACCACTTGTTTTAGATCTTCCTTAGAAatgttctgaaaaaaaaaagtggtttgtTATGTGAGAGAGTGTGCAGACAAACGCCGACCTGAGGAACAAACCCGGCTTCCCACTAATGAGCGACCCAACAAAGAGCTGTTCTGGAAAGAGGAAGTTTAGTCTGGAAAGACTccacaaacaccacaaacatGATGTCACTGCTTATGAGTCCTTAGTAGCCTCCACGTTCACCAGCTTaccctgtgtgtctgtgctaaCGTAACTTTATTAATTCAGACCGATGGAGCAGACAACGCGGCTAAAGATCCTCTAAAAGCAGCTTTTACTGCTCAGgcggataaaaacaaaaacgtaCATAAGGTACAAACCAGGTAGATGTAAAGAAGAGTGGGATGTACTAAAGAATCATCACATGGACTagataaaaaacacagatatgcAGTGAACAGACCTTTCGGACTACTTGGATGAAGTCCTTGGCGCTCTGTGGGCCGCGGCCCTGCAGCTGGCGTGTGCAGGCCTCTAAGGAAGACGCGTGGGCTACAATCAACACGTTGTTTCCTGCGGAGGGAGTGGAAACCACATCAGCGCTGGTGGACAAACAATAAAGTAAAAGTTCACCTACACAGACGCTCTGCTGCgtgctgtgtgtctctctctctcaccagtGTTTTTGCAGTCTGACAGGATGTCTTTGGTCACTTGGTAGCTCCGGCTCATGTAGGTCTCGTAGGGTTCAGACACGGTGAGCTTGCTGACTGGAATCAGAGGTCTGCGTGGAGACAGAGCGGCGGCACATATGAGAAGATGTtccatgttcatgttctgtgGTCTGATGTTGTCGATTTTTTAGTGAAAAAGATAAGTCAACAGTGGCCGCAATCGCTCTATCTGCGCATACTTCAGCACAGCAGAGCTTTAACGGAAGAGACACATACAATGATGAACTTTTATGAAATCATCAAGTTGGCTCACTTTAAACGATGTTAGATCACCATAGCAACCTGTGTATACTGCACAGCTAACCTCAGATCACTGACCAATCTTATCAGTAAGTCCTCACTTTCCTGACTTTCACAATAAAGTCACAGGAAATGAAGAGCAATAGAGACGTTTTTATCTGTACACAGTCATGTCTCATcaatgcatgtcactaactttgcttcttccccagagtttgCCGTACCTAGATCCAATTGGTCgagtctgctgctgtggtcctgatgACGTCCACTACTAAtactattattatgattatcatcattattaatcaCCTTTTGTCATATCTCCATCAAAGTTGTAActcaacagcagcagatggcCACCAATGACCCGTGTTCTGCTCGAGGATTCTGCCTCTTAAAAGacgtttttccttgccactgtcatcaagtgcttgctcatggtgggaactgttagACTGAGATAacttgttatgatttggcactatacAAATAAGATTGAACTGAATTATCAGCATTATGTCAGAGatagaaaataatgttttatgcaTATTACTGCGTGCACTTTGGGTTTTAAACAAGACTTCTAACCAACGGAGAAATAAATAGTTAACCACaataatgaacaaatgaatgaaccATCATTAACTGCACACACTGTTAAGTATCAAAGTAAATTATAAACCAATATATCTCATCATAGTTATGCTTGTTTTGCtatttggttttgtgtttggtatCGTCTCTGTGTaaaggtgaatgtgtgtgtgtgtcatccagCGATCACTCCTGCTACAGAAGCCAGGTCAAGACAGATTATCGTGCAGTGTGTATCTTTCTATTATTTTTGACTCCAGCATGCCGTGCTTTCTTCACCGTTCGCCAGTAAATCCTCTGATCTGCTCACCTCGCTTTAACCACCAGCCTTTAGCCGCCGCCACCAGCTATTGTCGTGGCTAGACATACTAATACTGTGTCTGTATTGTGGGTCCAAACAAATATCATGAAAACGTAACAGTAGTTCAGTTGTTCAGGTTCTATGAAGCCGGGCAGCTCACAGACAACGTTAAATATGAACTTTATATACAGACAGTTTCAGATATGCTGAGCCAAAGGTGAAAAATAACATATCAAGAGCAGgtgatgacaaacacacatcaccTGTATGTTGTGTCCACACTGAAGTGGGCTGCAGCCAGGTCAGTGGGAGGTATCCATGCAGGCAGAGAGTTCCCAGAAACCCACTTGGTCCATTCAAAAAGCCCTGGTTCCACTCTGACCTTCAGCTTACCGTCCTGCTGCAGACCtggtgacacaaacacaactcgTCTGAAAACATGgaccctgtgtgtgtcagtacagACTCTGTTCTCGTGGAGACTCTTCGTACCTCTCAGGATGTTCTGTGCAGTCTGGACGCATCGTAAGGAGGGAGAGCAGTACACATAGTCTATCACTGTGTTACTCTCTAACAGGGCCtcacctggaaaacacacacacacacacacacacacacacatttcatataGTCAAAATGCAACAACACCATCACCAGGTGTAGCACAGCTTCAGATCCACACTGGTGACGTACCGATTAGTCGAGCCTGCGTGGATCCGAACACAGTGATGGGAGCGTCCATGTCGTAGTCTCTCTTGTCTCCCCACAGCGGCAAACTGGGAGGCATGTTCAGGTTGGAACGGACATATCTGCCTGCAGGACAACAGAAACACGCACATTCGtggtttcatctttttttactcATTCCTGTTTTCTGCCTCGACCTGGGCTTCTCACCTTTACTGTCGGAGCAGAGGGAGAGCCAGTGTTTGCCAAACACCACGTCCATCCGCTCACCGTGCCGACACACAAAAAGTGTCCTCTTGGGCTGCCGAGAGTGACTCCCACTGATCCGCAGGACCTGCTGGAAATAGAATAAATCGCAAGGCTTcgtgagaatgtgtgtgtacgtgagaGAGGAACATTTGTGTGCACGTGAACACAGAACTACCTGCATCGGATGGCAAATGAGACTGAGGGTTGGTGGGTCTCCAGGGCTCGTGTTATCAGGGCGTCGGCTGTCCAGCAGCCCATCAAACATCCCTCTCTCCTTACTGGTCCTGTCACTGGGCCCACAGCTGAAGAATGAATGGGAGCTGTGGTGGATGCGGAGAACAGACGGAAGGACGTTTAATATCAATATATACGTGGTGCAGTATGATGGCGCCTAGGGGAGCTGCTGTTAATGTGATTAACGACAACaaggaaatgttaaaaaatgtttgtttttttaacatttcaagcTCCTATTGAGGTTTTTGAACGAAGCTTTGAATGTCTGTTATCATATTttgtaatgaatgaatatacataaatcaacataaatacatgaagGCAGCAGGCACAtccaataagaaaaaaatggcCAGTGAATTTTTGGGCTGGAATGAAAATATGAGCTTATCTATTATTATTCACACCTATAGGCTGATGCATAGTGCTCAAAAGGCTTTCTTAACCAAATAACTTCATTATAGAGTTCTTTGAAGAGACACTGTTGCTGAGAGCTGTGTCTCCTCTCACTCTGTGCTGCTTGGCTCAGTTTGGTAAATCACGGTTCATTCTGCTGGATTATGTATCGGAAAAATCTCATATCGGCACATATATGCCAGATAGTGTCTGCTATAAGCCAATATTGGCCGATATATCAGTTGGGTTTTATTAACGATTtataagttttaaaaaattgttAATTTTCTCTTATTGTGGTTATATAAACGTAATTTATAGACTGCTGCCTCTGTTAGTGTGAGCCCAACAAATATCGACtgattagataaaaacatgccGTGAATTTTGGAAACatcttttttaataaagtttgactttttgGGTTGATGGGAAATGGATCACACAAGTAGAACACAATCCTATGCAACAGTTTTACAAAGAGTATGATAATATTAGTGTAGCCTCATATTTACCAGCAGATGTGCACAAAGGCCGGCTTTAAACAGAATGAACTGACGTTGACAAGGTTTGGCTTTAAACATTTTCGTTCAGCTCTAATAACGATGAATATCTGGAATTTTTCTGTTCAATGCGTCTGGAGGAACCCTTTTCCTTGCATGTGGGTTTGtttaaaataagagaaaaagaaataagagCGAGTGCTCCTCTCACCCGTGGAAGACCCAGGTGTCCGACTCATCGGCCAGGCTGACGTAGTTCTCAGGCAGCAGGCCAGACAGCCCAGAGGCCAGCGAGGTCCCGTACACCCAGCCCTCACTGGTGCTGCTCTGATCCACCggagacatgaagacaaaatCACCAGGAACCAGCTCCAGCTCGTCCTCGTTCTGAGGCAAGTAAGGGTACATCACCCGCAGGGTCTGCACGACGCACGACAAGAGTTTAGAACAAATAATCACATGTCAATATGCCTCTATAAACCACATTAATCATACCTCGTGGTTTGCAAATCGAATGTCCCGGGAGAACAGGACCGCGAGCCAGTCACAGCCGAGCTTGACTTCGATGCCCTTGGCCAGTTTCTCCAGTGATGGGAGGTGATTCGTGGGGAAGTTGTAGGCCAGAGTTACGTGGAGCTGCTTCTTATGTGGCTCCACATGGACTTCTGGAGTTTGACATAGTGCAGAGTGTCAGCAGAGCGTCAGAGAGGAGAAACGCTCCACATCAGATTTTGTTGACTCGCTCTAATCTGTCTCTCTACCGTGAAACAGAAAAGTGGCAGAGCGTTAGCACTGACGCCACTGCTCTAATCTGATTTGGCACTTAGCTGTCTGAAATATGGTTTGGCTGTCAGCCTCATTTATCGCCTGTGCTTAAAAAGAGTCACACATGACAAACTGAGTGAGTGCTGGAATAACCCAACATGACCGGCGTCTTGACCAATCATTTACTGCCGCTGCTGGAACAGAAAGCTGGTCACCACACGTTACACAGCGATTATAATGAAGCGTCGGCTGTGGTTCCTACCTGCCTTCCTGGCGGCTTCTGTCGCGAAGTCAGCCGCGAACTGCTTGAGGATGTCGGCCACCTGCTCCTCCACGAAAAGGCCGATGAAGTTGGAGGATGTGTAGAGCTCTAGAGGCAGCGGGCTGGGAAATCGACCCCGCCACTGCTGGACAGTGGCCAGGAGGGCCTCGCCTAGAGCTTCTGCTTTGTGGTCTGCACACTGTTTGGAAGCAGGAAGGGAGATGCAGTTcaattgtttgtctttctgttcaAATAACGTATCTTTGTCATTCAGCGGTAGTGACAGGACATTTATAGAAAACACCACAATGATTTGGGTGATGTTTGGAGGAGGAAGTAAGAGGAAGAAGTGACACTGCTGAGAAAAGCAGTGAGTGTGAAGCCGTTCAAAACTATCGTAGACCATTGTGACTCGCCCACTCTCCTCACAGTCAGTATCGTAAAATTTCTATCATCATTAATGATAAGGTAAAGATAGAAGGTGTCCACATGAAATAACAACATGTTAAAGGTTCCCTGTGGAGTTTCTGACCACCAGTAGCCAGATGTGTGGACTCACATGACTTAGACTTGAGTCACAAATTTGATGACTTGAGAATTAACTTGACTAAATAAAATCTACTTGCAACCAGTGACGTAAATACTTCATACTTTCCATCAAACCCAAGTATATCCTTTCCTAAGTAAACACGCAActtaatgtttcatattttaatcaaataacaacctccgtgtctgtgaaggGAAGCAAGCGTGaaagtggcaaaaactgcagttcctcaaacgtccacttgaggctggttccagaacaagtcagtcttcataagcccccatgttaaaatgtccaagttcacagcagaaataaacatgtttacagcctggtacaaaaaactgtttgtggccactttgactgacaggtgggtaaCGTCACAAGTAACTCGCTTGACTATCCAGGTTTCAtgcagcctgcctcagctctaTCCTTGCTCCATGTCTTTGACCATTTTTGGATATGTGGGGAGGTCACTTCATAAAATGTGAGTGATGTCACCAATTAACGTACATGTTTTATACTTGAGGCTTGAGACTTACTTGGTCGCACTTCTGCTGGCTATAAAGTAGTGTTTTAAGCAGTGGCttgctgtttggtttgtgtaGCGCACAAGGAGGCACATGTAAGTACGCAAGTAATGTCTCGagctgctctgtatgaaaagtgtcctgagataacttctgttataatgtggtgctatataaataaaactgcatttaaTTGAAATTCACACTTGCTCTGATTGACATTTGGTGGCAGTAATGTACAAATGAGTGCAGCAATGTGTCATCAAAGGCAAAGAAGAAATCCACTAACTAGTGAACATTTGGTATGACTAGAAGAGATTATGCCACCACATTTACATAATGAAATGGAGGTCTGACAGGCTTCAAACACAACAATCAAGAATCATGCAACCAGCTGAGTGCAACCTTTAACCAGCATTGGTTCAACTCTCGACGCTCACCATGAAGAACTGGCAGAGGGTGATGTGGGGAAAGATGTTGTGGGCTTTGTTTTTGCCACACGTGACCCGACTCTGTTGCCAGAAGTGGGAAAGCTGGTTCTGTAGAGGTCCACTGGGTCGCAGGTAGAGGACAAACTCCCTGGGCAAAGGGTCATCCAGGAACGGGTCATCGACATGGGAAAACAGCCTGAGGAAAGACAGAGGTGCTCTGAGGACAGACTTAAGTAATGCTCAGATTGGGGTTATAAATTAGATCCATTTATTCCAATTAATTATATGGAGACAGGACGTGTCTATTGTGTTGGAAACAACTCCTTTGTACAGCAGAGGGCAGTATAAGacacatttcctcctctcactTGTGTACATGTGAATGTTCTCTATACAGTACACAATTGTTGTTTTAACTTACCAGTCACATGCTGCTTGCACACTCCGACCTCCTGTTGATACCAGAGCCTTCAGTCTGCAAGAGAGAGCAACAAAATGATGTCCTCAGCAATGCTGACAATGTTCACCTTCAGGTTACTGATCTGTAATCAGACTGAATGactctgtcagctctgtgtgAATGAGCCGAGCGGCACACTGATTTTGTTACAGCAGTTTGTATCCTCAGCACTTTTCTGGCAGCAGATGGTAAATAAAAGAAGGACTTTCTGTTCTGCATCCACAACACCTACTGTAGGTGGAAACTCTGACTCTGTAAACAGTTAGAGATGCAAGCAAGGGCTCAAAAGGCAAAAGGAAATAATGTGGAAAAAGTTGTTGACTGAACAGAACTGCCACTGGAGTCGGGTACAAACAAAACCTGGAAaaagaaacaccaaaaaaaaaaacagctgaattaTTCAATGTTTTCCTGGTTCGACTGGATGAATATCTAAAGAGAAATTCAGCATCTGTCAAgtcacacagaaagaaacattaCGATGTCAAAcggaaatgtattttctctctcaccagTGAGGACACTGCATTTGGCAGGAACAAAGTACATTTCCTGTCAGAGCTAAAATTACTGCTAAAGCTTTTAAAAAGCTTAAACCTCTCACTGTAATACTTCTAAACTTTCACTCtaataatgtgatttattcaaCTTCACTACATTATTTTACTTCAGGCACTGATCGATAGAAAAATCCATTTGTAAGAATTCATTTTATGGCTGCACTCGTTCATTTTAACCATGGGGACTGAAATATCATCACCTTGTAAAGGTGAACAAAATGATTACATAAAAGATAATAGATCTTATTATGTCCGTCTGATTAATTAGGTCCAATATTCTTTCTAACTCTGTTTCAGTTCTCACAGACTCATGGAGGGAaatctttagctgctaaatgctatgctatgctaacCAGCTAGCCGCTAACTTGCGTTATTTGTTGCTGTAGCGTACAGTCGGTTTATCTGAGCTTCTTCTCTCTGAAAATAGTTGTTGTAAATCAATAATTAACATTACCCCTTTACATGTACCAACATTTTGTGAAGCTACTGAATAATGTtactgaaatgacattttaataattaatacacATGAAGGTATTTTTGTGCCACATAATGACGTGAATTTTAGAATCCACATTTTAACATGGTTGTGTGTTCACGCTCTGTTTGACTGActgtattttagtttttaccGTGCACAAATATGCATGTGCCATGGCATTTGATATGATAATGTCATTGTATATGGAggacagaaaaatgtataatgtatgtataaataagTACGCATGGGTATAAATGAACACaccctgaaataaataattaaatacataaattaaataaatcatgaaaaatatttacattaacattttggtaatgaaaaatgcaatttctgtatatttacatgtatttatttatttacgtaTTTCTATTTCCAATGTAGATGCTTCTGTCTTGTTTGTAGCACAGGATTCCACAACTGACCAATCCTGCTTCAGGCTGCTTTAGAGCCGCCCTTTAATTAGCATACAgacacatcaataaataaatgaatacttaTTATGACTACATATGACATTTTTTGACTGTATTGCCAAACCTTTTGTGCTTCAACATGTATCTGGTGGTATTGTCAGAACATGTGATTGCATGTTTACAGATACACCTATGATTTAtgcaacaacaactacaacctTTCCTCAGGCAAaacttttaaatataatatcttTCTGTCCCACTAGTTATAAaacttttagtttagtttagttttccACTAAAAACCCATTTTGACGTAACTACGCTTTTATTAATACagaatattttttatcattgtttCCACTCCCACCTTTTGATCTCAAAGTGCAGTGAGTAACTGTAACTGAGACCAAGTGGGGCTGACTAACAACGTGTGGGGGCTGAACAATATGGATCACAAGTCAGGGGGAGCGTCAGTTCCTTGTAAGCACCAGCGTGGAAGATACTTCTCATGTGTGGGAAGACATTCACATTTTCTCCTTTGTAAAGCCCATCACCGACCATCACTGAGGTCTCAGCTGTCAAAGAGTCTTTCACACATTTGAGGTGTTATTTCTTCAGTAAAGAGCCTCACAACTGCGTGTCAGACTCTTCAAAGACAGCATGACATAACGTAGCACTGTTTCACTTTTACATATCACAGTCTATACATATACCCTCATAAACATTTCACTtcagtctccatgttaaaatgtccaacttcacagcagaaataaacatgtttacagcctggtacaaaaaacagttttggtctctatagctaatttcccccgAGGGTaaattttttatataataatatatattataatatattatatataatataaattaacagtgtggccgctttgattgacaggtaggtacctttacagatggcttgtttgagcaaccaggcataGCCAAGATAGATAGCCAAGATGGCAGAAGCTAGAACTGCTTTTTCTGAGCATCAACACCTACGGAGATGTCGCTACCATTCtcgctgtccattctttttgGTTGCAACAGATGTCTGCCCACCATGAGCCGGGATCTGCTCAAGGTGTCTGCctcttaaaaggaagtttttccttgacactgtcgccaagtgcctgctcatggtgggaattgttggtctctgtaaataatattataaagagtactaAATgatctagacctgctctatatcCAAAATGTCATgtgataacttctgttatgatttggcgctatataaattgaattgaatcgAACTGAATATTACAACAGCTCATGTTGTAATAAGTCAATTTCTTCGGCGTTGATCAGTAaagtctgtcttgtcttttctgCTCTTAACTCTGTGTTTGCTATCTGAATAACTGTCAGTCtgtcacacagacaaatacagtgtTTTTCACATAAAAGCGTGTGAATGCTGAACTAACAGTTTTCTTCAAAGAGCTTTGAATGAAGCTGTTTAAATCCTGATTACATCAAACAAAAGAGTTTCTGTGCAAGGCATTAACAGAGATTAAAGAACGGCTTTAAAGAAAGAATAGTGATTAATCCGTTTATTGTCTCCGCCCTTACCTCAGCAAACACCTGAGGGCTCGGCTGATAAGCAGGagatggaacgggagatcggATTATTCATATTAGAGCCACACAATCTAATTAGCTGCCACTCAGAAGATAAGAGCTTGTACATACTAATGTGGTTTTCATCTCTGGGGAGCAAGACGCTTCCTCACACGGCATGAGATGTTGTTCCTATGGGATGGGATGGGTGGAGGTGCtacacagaggtgtgtgtgtgtgtgtgcattaaagaCTGCATGCTGACAGTGTATTAGATTATTACAGGTCTTTGAAGGTGGCTCCTAAAATGCTTGGATTGAAAATACTGCTTATATTGTGACTGTTGAAGCTCAAGCATACAGTGTTTTCACCATCAgggagaaaacatgatgcatACTGTCATAACAATATGAGTGTTGCTAtttaatacattattaaaacagttttttagtattttaacattttaatctgGATTATCgatataaatataatgtgaaaaatgCCATTTACAGGCCACAGAAAATTATCACCCAGCAAATTTTCTCTCTGAGTCCTACTCATTGTTTTTTCAGCTATCTAGCTCGCTAAAAAATATAAGAACTCACTATAAAAACTCACTTTATGTTTTGTgcccagcagcaaacagcagactgaCAACGTTAGCttaacatttagcagctaacagGACAGATTTCTGTTTTAGGATTAGGTGGAGCTAAAAGAGAATATTAGGAGTtaaattcatcaggtggacagaaagaaatgaatgcTAATGGTTCTCTGTCTCCTGAATGTGGAGGCAACTTTTTGCTTCATCCTAATgcttatgtacacacacacacacacacacacacggactaTTAGACATgttctccacatttgcatgtggtGAAGTGATAGGCAGCCACATAGCAGCACCCTGGGAGCCGTTAGGGTTttgtgccttgctcaagggcacctcagcaagAGGTggactggcacctctccagctaccattCCATGCTCCATACTGTGATATGTGCTAGACctgaactggccaccctccagttccccaAGCCAAATCCGTACAGAATGAGCTACTGCTGCCTGATAACAGGGTTTGTTTTGGAATTCTTCTTCCCCTTAGTGCCAACcgcccacaacaacaacaacaacaacaaaattaacAGCATcagaatcaacaacaacaacaacaacaacagcatcaaaatcaacaacaacatcaacaacatcaaaatcaacaacaacaaaatcaaa encodes the following:
- the LOC104926453 gene encoding ubiquitin-associated and SH3 domain-containing protein B, encoding MAAKEDLYSKIIPRRLRQNRPGSVKCGSNLDVLLSMGFPRPRALKALVSTGGRSVQAACDWLFSHVDDPFLDDPLPREFVLYLRPSGPLQNQLSHFWQQSRVTCGKNKAHNIFPHITLCQFFMCADHKAEALGEALLATVQQWRGRFPSPLPLELYTSSNFIGLFVEEQVADILKQFAADFATEAARKAEVHVEPHKKQLHVTLAYNFPTNHLPSLEKLAKGIEVKLGCDWLAVLFSRDIRFANHETLRVMYPYLPQNEDELELVPGDFVFMSPVDQSSTSEGWVYGTSLASGLSGLLPENYVSLADESDTWVFHGSHSFFSCGPSDRTSKERGMFDGLLDSRRPDNTSPGDPPTLSLICHPMQQVLRISGSHSRQPKRTLFVCRHGERMDVVFGKHWLSLCSDSKGRYVRSNLNMPPSLPLWGDKRDYDMDAPITVFGSTQARLIGEALLESNTVIDYVYCSPSLRCVQTAQNILRGLQQDGKLKVRVEPGLFEWTKWVSGNSLPAWIPPTDLAAAHFSVDTTYRPLIPVSKLTVSEPYETYMSRSYQVTKDILSDCKNTGNNVLIVAHASSLEACTRQLQGRGPQSAKDFIQVVRKIPYLGFCSCEEQGDTGVWQLVDPPILPLTHGPNHSFDWRETLLQE